The Synergistales bacterium DNA segment GAAGGCCATCCTGGATTCGATATTCGACGCGCCCTGCCTTCCCTTCCGCTTTTTCCTGAAGTCCGTCCAGCTCATCCGCTTGCCGTTTTCCAGCACGTCGATGTCGGCCAGGCGCTTCCCCTGGTCGTCGAACTCCAGGCCCAGGCAGATGCGTTTCAGCTCGCCCTGGGAGTGGGGTGTGTAGAGCCGTACCTTGTAGACCGGGACGCTCATGAGGACCATGGCCTGGTCTTTGCCCCAGCCTTCCTCCACGATGACGCCCAGTTCCAGCCCGCGGATCACGCAGACCAGCCGCCGGTAGTGGAGGAAATAACGCTCGTAGATGTCGTAGATCCGGATCTCCGCGTTGGTCCATTTCTGCCCCTGCAGCGAGGTGTTGAGGAACTCGATGTCCCGGCTGCGGAGCTCGGCGAGGAGCTCCTTCTGGTCGCGGTCGATCAGCAGACCCTCGGAGTGGAGCTCCTCCACGGTGATGCTCCGGTTCAGGGGTGTCTTGGTGAAAAAGACGGCTGTAGAGGGCAAAACGGCGCAGCCCATGAAGAACCCGGGCGTGATGGAGGCGGCGTCGTATTCCTTCCGGAGCTGGTCGACCACCGGTTCCATCTTGCCCATCAGCCGGACCAGGATCATCCCCGGCGAGGGGCAGATGTTGGAGATGCAGTCGGTGACGCCTTCCCGGATCATGGTGATGAGCGTCTCCTCCAGGGGGGCCCGGACCAGGATGATGTGTTCGTATCGCCCCATTCCATGGCCGACGAAAAAGAGCATGTCCTCCTCGCCGAAGGCGCTGTCGCCCTCCAGCTCCGGCGAGAAACGGGCCGCCCGGGCGTGTTCGATGAGAAAGGCCTCCAGACGCTCCCGGTCGGTACATTCCACGTAGAGCATCCTCGGTCCGCCGCGCACCAGTGAGAACATCCCGCATCCCTCCCTTCGTCTTCCTCCAGTGATCTCACCCGCCCACAGGCCTGTCAGAAGCGGAAGCTGCGTTTGAGCATCCGCTGGTCATCGGTGCCCACGGGGTAGGAGAGATAGCTGATGTGTCCGCTGTCCGTGTCGATGACGTGGATATGCTCCAGACCGTTGAGGAGCACACGGTCAGTATAGACCCTGCTGGGCAGATCGTCACTGTGGCCGTAGAGGTTGAACTCCCCTTCGCGGCCCAGGATATCCTCGCTGTAGTGGGCCACGCGGAGCCGGCGGCCGCCCAGAAGCAGGTCCGCAGGTTCCGTCAGGATGGTGCTGCGCCGGGCGAGGTGGCGGACGGTCGCGGCGTTGTCGTGGTTGCCCATCACCAGGAAGACCCCGGCGCGGGAGTCCTCCAGGATGGCCAGCAGC contains these protein-coding regions:
- a CDS encoding metallophosphoesterase, with product MLPRLFRGLLERLQPYRRIEPRPGLLLHISDTPSTTFRALKRIIRAIQPAWIVHTGDLVDEVKLELHPHCIEDYTPRVRKLLAILEDSRAGVFLVMGNHDNAATVRHLARRSTILTEPADLLLGGRRLRVAHYSEDILGREGEFNLYGHSDDLPSRVYTDRVLLNGLEHIHVIDTDSGHISYLSYPVGTDDQRMLKRSFRF